Genomic DNA from Sphingobium sp. V4:
CGAGCAGCCGGTCGGCGTCCGCCGTGGGAACCAGGCGTCGTGTCGAACGATGGAACAACGGCAGACCGAAATGCGCTTCCACTTGATCCAGCCGCCGGGCGATCGTGGTATGACTGGCGTGCATCTCCTGCGCGACGCGCGAGAAGCTGGGCATTTCATGGAGGCGAACGAATGTCCGCATCGCGATCAACAGATCAGACATTTGAACGCCGTCCGCACAATATTTGTGCGGTGAATCCTTATTGTCTTCCTGCCTGAAAAGCCAGAACGGAAGGCGCGAAGCGGCCCGATTGACCGCAGGAGTGAGAGGACGACATGACCAATCGCATCGCCCATGGCGCCCTGGCGTCGAAGCGGCGGTCCGCCGAGGACGCCGCCGCCCTGATCCATGATGGCATGACCGTGGGGATGAGCGGCTTCACCGGATCGGGCTATCCCAAGGCGGTGCCGCTGGCGCTGGCCAGGCGTATCACGGCCGCGCATCAGGCGGGCGAGCATTTCCGCGTGAAAATCTGGACCGGCGCGTCCACCGGCCCCGAATTGGACGGCGCGCTGGCCCAAGCGGACGGCGTCGAATTCCGGCTGCCCTACAATAGCGATCCCATCGCCCGCGAGCGCATCAATCGCGGCGAGATGCACTATTTCGACATGCATCTGAGCCAGGTCGCGCCGATGGCGTGGCAGGGCTTCCTGGGCGAGCTGGACATCGCCGTGATCGAAGTGACCGGCGTCACGGCGGACGGCGCCCTCATCCCTTCCGCGTCGGTCGGCAACAACAAGACCTGGATCGACCGCGCCAAGGGCGTGATCCTGGAGGTCAATCGTTGGCAGAATCCCGCGCTGGAGGGGATGCACGACGTTTATTACGGCACCGCCCTGCCGCCCCATCGCATACCTATCCCACTGGTGCGCGCCGACCAGCGCATCGGCCAGCCGACCTTCCGCTGCGATCCCGACAAGGTGATCGCGCTGGTGGAAACCGACGCGCCCGACCGCAACGCCCCCTTTTCCTCACCCGACGCCACCGCCCATGCGATCGCCGGCCATCTGCTCGATTTCCTGAGCCATGAAGTGCGAAGGGGACGGCTGCCCGCCTCGCTGCTGCCGCTGCAATCGGGGGTCGGCAATATCGCCAACGCCGTGCTGACAGGGCTGATCGACGCCCCGTTCGAAAATATGGTCGCCTATACCGAGGTGATCCAGGACGGGATGCTGGACCTGCTCGAATCGGGCAAGCTGCGGATGGCCAGCGCCACCGCCTTCTCGCTGTCGCCGGAAGCCGCCACCCGTCTCAACGCCGACATGGCTCGCTTCCGCGACAGGATGATCCTGCGACCGCAGGAGATCAGCAACCATCCCGAACTGGTCCGGCGGCTGGGCTGCATCGCGATGAACGGCCTGATCGAGGCCGACATCTACGGCAACGTCAACAGCACCCACCTCATGGGATCGCGCATACAGAACGGCATCGGCGGATCGGGGGACTTTGCGCGCAACGCCTATCTGTCGGTTTTCATGACGCCCTCGACCGCCAAGCGCGGCGCGATCTCGGCGATCGTGCCCCATTGCAGCCATGTCGATCATATCAATCAGGATGTGCAGGTGATCGTGACCGAGCAGGGCCTGGCCGACCTGCGCGGCCTTGCTCCGCGCCAGCGGGCGGACGTCATCATCGCCAACTGCGCCCATCCCGATTTCCGGCCGATGCTGGCGGACTATTATGCCAGGGCGCTAAAAGGCAGCTTCGGCCTGCAATCGCCGATGCTGCCCGGCGAGGCGCTCGCCTGGCACCAGCGCTATATCGATACCGGCACGATGCGGAGTTAGGCGCGGGGCCG
This window encodes:
- a CDS encoding acetyl-CoA hydrolase/transferase family protein; the protein is MTNRIAHGALASKRRSAEDAAALIHDGMTVGMSGFTGSGYPKAVPLALARRITAAHQAGEHFRVKIWTGASTGPELDGALAQADGVEFRLPYNSDPIARERINRGEMHYFDMHLSQVAPMAWQGFLGELDIAVIEVTGVTADGALIPSASVGNNKTWIDRAKGVILEVNRWQNPALEGMHDVYYGTALPPHRIPIPLVRADQRIGQPTFRCDPDKVIALVETDAPDRNAPFSSPDATAHAIAGHLLDFLSHEVRRGRLPASLLPLQSGVGNIANAVLTGLIDAPFENMVAYTEVIQDGMLDLLESGKLRMASATAFSLSPEAATRLNADMARFRDRMILRPQEISNHPELVRRLGCIAMNGLIEADIYGNVNSTHLMGSRIQNGIGGSGDFARNAYLSVFMTPSTAKRGAISAIVPHCSHVDHINQDVQVIVTEQGLADLRGLAPRQRADVIIANCAHPDFRPMLADYYARALKGSFGLQSPMLPGEALAWHQRYIDTGTMRS